CGGCGGCGGCTACGGCGGCGGCCATTGCCAGAACTACGGCGGCGGCGGCTACGGCGGCCACCACGGCGGCCATGGCGGCTACGGCTGGGACGGCGACGACGACGGCGACGGCGACTGGGGCGGCAAGGGCTTCAGGAAGCACCGCAGGCACCACCACCGTCACGGCGGCCACCACCGCAACTGCTTCTTCAAGATCGTCGAGGCGCGGTTCTTCCGCGCCATCATCGGCCACCACAACCACGGTGGCGGCGGCCGGGACTACTACCGCAACGACAAGAGGTTCATCCCGTTCATGCACCACCACCACCACAACAAGAAGCACCACGGGGGCGAGCACGAGCACGGCCGCTGATCCCGTACCGCGGGACGGCCGCTCACAGCCGACGCCGGCCCGGTGACACCGGCCGTCCCGCGACGTGATCACAACCGGACCCCGGAGCGCGTACCGCTCCGGGGTCCTTCCCCGGTCGCCGGGAAAGCCATCCGGTACATATCCGACCGGTTTTCCCGGCCGCCGGTTTCCCGGCCGCCGGTTTCCCGGCGAACGGATTACCGGCGAACGGATTACCGACGGCCGGATTACCCCGGCGAACGGCGCTTATGCCGTTTTCCGGGTGCGCCGCTTCTTTTCCGGCTTCTCGTCTTTCTCCGCTTTCCCGGCGGCGGCCTGTCCGGCGGCCGGCTTCGCACCCTCGCGTTCCTTCTTGGCCGCCTCGACGCTGGCGCGCAGCGCCGCCATCAGATCGACGGCCGGCTTGGCCTCCTCAGGAGCCTCGGGCCGCACGACCTCCTTGCCGGCCACCTTGGCCTCGATGACCTGCTGGAGCGCCTCACGGTAGGCGTCGTGGTAGTCCGCCGGGTCGAACTCCCCCGCCATGGTCTGGATCAGCGACTCGGCCATCTTCAGCTCCTGGGGACGCACCTCGACGTCCTCGTCGGTGAAGTCGAACCCCGGGACGCGCACCTCGTCCGGCCACAACATGGTCTCCAGGACGAACACGCCGTCGCGGATGCGCAGCGCGGCCAGCGACTCGCGCTGCCGCATGGCGATCTTCACGATGGCCACCTGGCCGGTCCGCTCAAGCGCGTCGCGCAGCAGGATGTACGGCTTGACGCCGTTGGTCTCCGGCTCCAGGTAGTAGGACTTGTTGAACAGGATGGGGTCCAGTTGCTCGGCCGGGGTGAACTGCAGCACGTCGATGCGGCGTGAGGTGGTGAGCGGCAGGTCGGCGAAGTCCTCGTCGGTGAGCACCACGATCTCGCCGCCGGGCAGCTCGTAGCCCTTGGCGATGTCGGCGTACGGCACCTCCTCGCCGTCCACGGAGCACACACGCTTGTACTTGATGCGGCCGCCGTCCTCCCTGTGCACCTGGTGGAAGGAGATGTCCTTCTGCTCGGTGGCCGAGTAGAGCTTCACCGGGATCGTGACCAGCCCGAACGAGATGGCGCCTTTCCAGATGCTGCGCATGGCCTCTCCTCACCTCAAGCACCACTATCGAACACATGTTCGGTAGCGACAAGGGCGCAATGCGGTATCTGAATGGGCAGATACCCATTGTTGATTGCCGTATCCGGTCATGGCCCCGCCGCGTGCCGTGCATAGGGGTGACCGGCGGCGGACACAGCGGGGAAGGGAGGCAGGTGGCCGACAGACACCGGGTGCGGATCGGGGACCGCGAGCTGACGCTGACCAACCTCGGCAAGGTGCTGTACCCGGGGCACGGGTTCGCCAAGGCCGAGGTCATCGACTACTACAGCCGCGTCGCGCCGGTGATGCTGCCGCACCTGCGCGGCCGTCCCCTCACCGTCAAGCGCTACCCCGAGGGGGTCGGCGCGCCGTTCTTCTTCGAGAAGAACCGTCCCGCGCACACCCCCGCCTGGGTGCGCACCGTGCGGCTGCCGGCGCCTGGCAGCACCAAGAACCGCGACACCATCGACTTCGCCGTCGTGGACGACCTTCCCTCCCTGGTGTACTTCGCGGGCCTCGCCGCGCTGGAGTTCCACACCCCGATGTGGCGGGTGGACGCCGCCGGCCGGCCGCTCCCCCCGGACCTCATGGTGTTCGACCTGGACCCCGGCCCTCCCGCCACCGTCACCGAATGCTGCCGGGTGGCCATCCACCTGCGCGAGGTGCTGGCCGAGCACGGGCTGACGGGCTTCCCCAAGACCAGCGGCAACAAAGGCATGCAGGTGTATGTGCCGTGGGAGGGCCGCGCGGAGGACACCTCCGAGGTGGCGCGCGCGGTCGCCGAACTGCTGGCCGGCATGCGGCCCGGCCAGATCGTGAGCAAGATGGCCAAAAGGCTGCGGCCCGGCAAGGTGTTCATCGACTGGAGCCAGAACAACCCGGCCAAGACCACCGTCACGCCGTACTCCCTGCGCGCCAACCCGGACCCCACGGTCTCCACACCGATCACATGGGCCGAGGTCGAGGCGTGCGAGGATCCGCGCGAGCTGGTCTTCACCCCTGATGACGTGCTGCGACGCGTCACCGAGCACGGCGATCTCATGGCGTCGTCCGCGACGCCGCGACCGAGCGGCGGCGCGCAGGGGCCTTAGGCTTGACCCGACGGGGTATGGGAGGCGGCGAGCACAACGCTCGCCATCGACGGAGGGGACGCACCATGTCGGAGATGGATGTGACCGGCGACGGCCGGCCGGTGGACGCGCTCGACCCGCTGGACGACATCGCCGACGAGCTGGAGACCGAGGTGCCGGAGGCCGACGCCGTCGAGCAGCACCGCGGCATCCGCGCCGACCAGCGGGAATGGCCTCTGGAGATCCGTTACGACGTGGATCCGGCCGACGCCGTCGACCAGGAACGCGAGGTGGATCTCGGCGACGACGACTATCGCTGAGCAGGTTACCGGTGCGTAGGATGTATACCCCAGGTCCGGGGAGCCGAGGGGCCCCGAGCCCGGCCGGCACAGGACCGGCGGCGTGCCGACCGGCATGAGACGCCGGAGCGCCGGCCGAGGGCCGAGCGCGTGAACCGTCCCAAGGAGAATCCCGTGACCGCTTCCCCGGACGCCAAGCCCCGGGGCACCCGGCTGCCCCGGATGGCCCGTCGCCGACAGTTGCTCAACGCGGCACAAGAGGTCTTCGTGGAGAACGGCTACCACGCGGCCGCCATGGACGAGATCGCCGAACGGGCCGGTGTCAGCAAGCCCGTGCTGTACCAGCACTTCCCCGGCAAGCTGGAGCTGTACATCGCGCTGCTCGACCTGCACGTCGAGGACATGACCACGCGCTGCCGCGAGGCCCTGGCCTCCACGACCGACAACAAGCAGCGCGTGCAGGCCGCCATCGGCGCGTTCTTCGACTTCGTGTCCAGCCAGGGTGAGGCGTTCCGCCTGGTCTTCGAGTCCGACCTGCGCAACGTCGCGCCGGTCCGCCAGCGGGTGGAGCGCTCGCTGCGCGAGTGCGCCGAGATGATCAGTCAGGTCATCCAGGAGGACACCGGCTGCTCCAGCGACGAGGCGCACCTGCTCGGCGTCGGCCTGGTCGGCATGGCCGAGGTCAGCGCGCGCTACTGGCTGTCGCAGCACGGCACCATCCCGAAGGACACGGCGACACAGCTCATGGCCCGCCTGGCCTGGCGAGGCATCGGCGGGTTCCCGCGCACCACCTGAGCATCCCTTTGTTCGCTTGACGCGATCAGAGCAGGCGGCACGGCCTCGTGGGGGACACGATGGGATCGACACACATCGTCGAGGCCGTGAAAGGACCCCGGATGGAAGTCAAGATCGCTGTACGTTCCGTGCTGCGCGAGCTCGTCGTCGAAGTCGATCTCACCGCCGAGGAGGTCGAGCAGGAGCTGCGCAACTCCCTCGCCGCCGACCGCGGGGTCTTCACCCTCACCGACGTCAAGGGCCGCCGGGTGGTCGTGCCGGTGACGTCACTCGGCTTCGTCGAGATCGGCGAGGACGAGAGCCGCGTCGTGGGCTTCGGCGGCACCCTCTGACGCGGGGCTAAAGACCCGGACAGGCGTCCCGCTCTCCCAGGGAGCAGCCGCGCGGCCGCCGGGCTCCGCGCGCGCCGTCCCGCTTGCGTGCGGCGGCGGGACAGTCGGCGCACTCCCTGCGGAGCACGGGCCGAGAGGTCCAGCGATAAGGTGCGCATCTCGTCATGGAACTGCCGTAGCGGCGCGAGGCCCTCATGCTCCGACGCTACAACCGCCGGAGGCGTTCGCGCCGCACGATCAGCGAGCCGATCGCCGCGAACACCGGAAATCTCGTCCCGCTCTACGGGCCCGGGACGAGACCGAGGGCCGACATGCGTTTGCCGTGCTCCTCGGTGAGCCGGGAGAACAGCCGGCCGATGCCGATCTGGCCGGCGTCCGAGGTGCCGTCGACCGCGCCGCCGGCCACCAGGAGCAGAGCCAGCTCCGGACGGGTCGCGGCGAGGCGGTGCGCCTGGCTGAGCGCCTCGCCGACCAGGCGCCGGGCCCAGAGCGCGAGCCGGCCCGCGTCCTTGGGGTTCTCCGCGAGCGCCGCGCGCACCCGCTCCACGGCGAACTCCGACCTGCTCTCCTCGGCGAGCACCTCGTCGACCAGCTTGCGGGTCTCCGGCTCCGCCTGCCGCGCCGCCTCGCGGTAGAAGTCACCCGCGATCCCCGTGCCGACGTACGCCTTCACCAGCGCCTCCAGCCAGTCCCCCGGCTTGGTCTGCGCGTGCCAGTCGTCCAGCGGCGCCACGAACGGCGCCATCGCCGCCTCGGGATCCTGGCCGAGCGCGGCCAGCCGGTCGCGCAGCAACTCGAAATGGCCGTACTCGGCCACCGCCAGGTCGCTGAGCGCGGCGCGGTCGGTGAGCGAGGGAGCGAGGGCCGCGGCGTCCTCCGCGAGCTTGAGGAACGCCGTCAGCTCCGCGTAGGCGAGCACTCCGAGCAGGTCGACGGCACCGGGAGGGGAATCACTCATAAGGGCAGCGTAATCCCGGTGCCGCGCGGCCTCGTCCTGGACGTGCCGGACGAGCCTTACCGTGTGGAACACGAAGAAATCGGCTCGCAGTTGTGGTATCGAGTACACTGCTCTGTAAGAGTGCGACCGCAGTATGTCATCCAGGGCGATTTCGCCCCGACTGATAGCCCCCGCGAGAGATCCGCGGCGGTCGCCAGACGAGATGAGGGTTGGCTTGTCCGTGCGGACCGGCCCGGGGACCACACCCCGGCCCGCGGTCCCGGAGCCCGCCTTCGCAGGAGACTTAGGCAGGCAGAGCTGACCACGTTCAAGGACCTTGGAGTCATCCCGGAGATCGCCGATGCCCTGGAGACCGAGGGCATCGTCTCCCCCTTCCCCATTCAAGAGATGTCGCTGCCGATCGCGCTCGGCGGTCACGACGTCATCGGCCAGGCCCGCACCGGCACCGGCAAGACCTACGCCTTCGGCGTGGCGATGCTCCAGCGGGTCGGCAAGCCGCGCAAGAACCGCAAGAAGCCACGCGGCCTGGTCGTCGTGCCGACCCGCGAGCTCGCGCTCCAGGTGACGGAGGACCTGCTGGTGGCCGGCGGCAAGCTCGGCTCCCGCATCCTCACCGTCTACGGCGGACGCGCGTACGAGCCGCAGGTCGAGTCGCTCAAGCAGGGTGTGGACGTCATCGTCGGCACCCCCGGCCGGCTGCTCGACCTCGTCAACCAGAAGCACCTCGACCTCGGTCAGGTGTCCATGCTGGTGCTCGACGAGGCCGACCGCATGCTCGACCTCGGCTTCCTGCCGGACATCGAGCGCATCATCAAGCTCGTCCCGGCCGAGCGGCAGACCATGCTGTTCTCCGCCACCATGCCGGGTGAGATCGTCACGCTGTCGCGGCGCTACCTGACGCGTCCCACGCATGTCCGGGCCGAGAACGCCGACGCCGACAGCGACAGCCCGTCCACGACCACACAGTTCGTGTGGCGTGTCCACCGCATGGACAAGATCGAGATCGTCGGCCGCGCGCTGCAGTGCGAGGGCCGAGGGCTCACCATGGTCTTCTGCGAGACCAAGCGTGCCTGCGACATGGTGTCCGAGCAGCTCAAGGAGCGCGGTTTCGCCTCGGCGGCCGTGCACGGCGACCTCGGTCAGGGGCAGCGTGAGCAGGCGCTGCGCGCGTTCCGCAACGGCAAGATCGACGTGCTGGTCGCCACCGACGTCGCGGCGCGCGGCATCGACATCGACGACGTCACCCACGTCGTCAACTACGACTGCCCGCAGGACGAGAAGGCCTACGTCCACCGCATCGGCCGCACCGGCAGAGCGGGCCGCACCGGCGTGGCGATGACCTTCGTCGAGTGGGAGGAGCTCACTCGCTGGAAGGTCATCAACAACGCGCTCGGGCTGGACTTCGCCGAGCCCGAGGAGACCTACTCCACCTCGGCGCACCTCTACACTGCGCTCGGCATCCCCGAGGGCACCAAGGGTGTGCTGCCTCGCGCCAACCGGTCGCGTGCCGGGCTGGACGCCGAGCGCATCGAGGACCTCGGCGAGACCGGCAGGCACCGCTCCTCGCGCCGTGACGAGCGTGACGATCGCCGCGGCGACCGTGGCGACCGTGGCGACCGCGAGGAGCGCCGCGAGCGGCCGTCCCGCAACCGGCAGCGCCGCCGCACCCGCGGCGGTCAGACGCTCGGCGCCGCCGAGGACGCAGCCGTCCTCGCTCCGGAGCCGGCCGTCTCGGAGGCGGTCGTCCCGGAGCCTGTCATCGCCGCACCGGCCGTATCGGAGCCGATCATCTCGGAGCCCGTCATCGTGAATCCCGTCGTCGCCGACCTCCCCGCCGAACCCTCCGCCGAGACACCGGCCGTGACCCGCAGGGTCGCGCGCCGCAGGGTCGCGGCCGAGGGCGACGTCCTCGCCGCGCCACCGGTGCGCCGGGTGCGCAGGGTCACGGTCGCCGAGACCCCGGCGCCGGTGGTGGACGACTGGGACGACACCGACGACGGGTGGGAGGACGACGTGGCGGAGACCCCGCGCGTGACCACCCCCCGTCCGGAGCCGGAGCGGATCATCCCCGCCTCTCCGTTCTCGATCATCTTCTGTTCCCCCGACCTCGCCGACGACGACCAGGAGGTGGCGCCGTCCGCCGCCTCCGAGCGCGGCCAGCGCCGCCGTCCGCCGCAGCGCGGCCGGAGGGTCTAGCGGGAGATGAGGGTACGGCCGGAGCCGTCCTTCGGGACGGGTCCGGCCGTTCGAGCAATGCGAGCCGACCAGGTGGGGATGTGGACAGCCAGCCACGCGGCCGACGCGGGGACCACGACGGTGGTCCTGGCGTGAATCCGCAGTATCGTGGTGCCGTGTGAGCACGCCGCGCTTCCTGACGCTGCCTCCGGGTGTCCGTCAGCAGACCATCGAGACACCCGTCGGTGCCTTCGCTGCTCTGGAGGCCATGCCGCTGCACGGCGTCCCCGAGCGACTACCCGCGCTGCTCGTGCCGGGCTTCACCGGGAGCAAAGAGGACTTCATCGCCGTCCTGCAGACCCTCGCGCACGCCGGCC
The window above is part of the Sphaerisporangium rubeum genome. Proteins encoded here:
- a CDS encoding Ku protein, whose amino-acid sequence is MRSIWKGAISFGLVTIPVKLYSATEQKDISFHQVHREDGGRIKYKRVCSVDGEEVPYADIAKGYELPGGEIVVLTDEDFADLPLTTSRRIDVLQFTPAEQLDPILFNKSYYLEPETNGVKPYILLRDALERTGQVAIVKIAMRQRESLAALRIRDGVFVLETMLWPDEVRVPGFDFTDEDVEVRPQELKMAESLIQTMAGEFDPADYHDAYREALQQVIEAKVAGKEVVRPEAPEEAKPAVDLMAALRASVEAAKKEREGAKPAAGQAAAGKAEKDEKPEKKRRTRKTA
- the ligD gene encoding non-homologous end-joining DNA ligase codes for the protein MADRHRVRIGDRELTLTNLGKVLYPGHGFAKAEVIDYYSRVAPVMLPHLRGRPLTVKRYPEGVGAPFFFEKNRPAHTPAWVRTVRLPAPGSTKNRDTIDFAVVDDLPSLVYFAGLAALEFHTPMWRVDAAGRPLPPDLMVFDLDPGPPATVTECCRVAIHLREVLAEHGLTGFPKTSGNKGMQVYVPWEGRAEDTSEVARAVAELLAGMRPGQIVSKMAKRLRPGKVFIDWSQNNPAKTTVTPYSLRANPDPTVSTPITWAEVEACEDPRELVFTPDDVLRRVTEHGDLMASSATPRPSGGAQGP
- a CDS encoding TetR family transcriptional regulator, which gives rise to MTASPDAKPRGTRLPRMARRRQLLNAAQEVFVENGYHAAAMDEIAERAGVSKPVLYQHFPGKLELYIALLDLHVEDMTTRCREALASTTDNKQRVQAAIGAFFDFVSSQGEAFRLVFESDLRNVAPVRQRVERSLRECAEMISQVIQEDTGCSSDEAHLLGVGLVGMAEVSARYWLSQHGTIPKDTATQLMARLAWRGIGGFPRTT
- a CDS encoding DUF3107 domain-containing protein gives rise to the protein MEVKIAVRSVLRELVVEVDLTAEEVEQELRNSLAADRGVFTLTDVKGRRVVVPVTSLGFVEIGEDESRVVGFGGTL
- a CDS encoding ferritin-like fold-containing protein, whose translation is MSDSPPGAVDLLGVLAYAELTAFLKLAEDAAALAPSLTDRAALSDLAVAEYGHFELLRDRLAALGQDPEAAMAPFVAPLDDWHAQTKPGDWLEALVKAYVGTGIAGDFYREAARQAEPETRKLVDEVLAEESRSEFAVERVRAALAENPKDAGRLALWARRLVGEALSQAHRLAATRPELALLLVAGGAVDGTSDAGQIGIGRLFSRLTEEHGKRMSALGLVPGP
- a CDS encoding DEAD/DEAH box helicase, coding for MSLPIALGGHDVIGQARTGTGKTYAFGVAMLQRVGKPRKNRKKPRGLVVVPTRELALQVTEDLLVAGGKLGSRILTVYGGRAYEPQVESLKQGVDVIVGTPGRLLDLVNQKHLDLGQVSMLVLDEADRMLDLGFLPDIERIIKLVPAERQTMLFSATMPGEIVTLSRRYLTRPTHVRAENADADSDSPSTTTQFVWRVHRMDKIEIVGRALQCEGRGLTMVFCETKRACDMVSEQLKERGFASAAVHGDLGQGQREQALRAFRNGKIDVLVATDVAARGIDIDDVTHVVNYDCPQDEKAYVHRIGRTGRAGRTGVAMTFVEWEELTRWKVINNALGLDFAEPEETYSTSAHLYTALGIPEGTKGVLPRANRSRAGLDAERIEDLGETGRHRSSRRDERDDRRGDRGDRGDREERRERPSRNRQRRRTRGGQTLGAAEDAAVLAPEPAVSEAVVPEPVIAAPAVSEPIISEPVIVNPVVADLPAEPSAETPAVTRRVARRRVAAEGDVLAAPPVRRVRRVTVAETPAPVVDDWDDTDDGWEDDVAETPRVTTPRPEPERIIPASPFSIIFCSPDLADDDQEVAPSAASERGQRRRPPQRGRRV